The Candidatus Binatia bacterium genome has a window encoding:
- a CDS encoding 3-ketoacyl-ACP reductase, whose amino-acid sequence MELRLDGKVALITGGSRGIGKAIAKAFHDAGAKVVISARKADELVHAARDIGAGVAYCAANAGDFDQARACVEFTMERFGALDILVNNAATNPYAGALIDADLPRFDKTVQVNLRGPLIWTQLAWRSWMQAHGGVVLNISSVGGIQTSPLLGVYNVTKAALIHMTRQLAAELGPRVRVNAIAPGLVQTDFARLLWEEGRGEIVAERYPLKRLGRPEDVAYAAVYLASEAASWVTGHTLVVDGGGLVALPI is encoded by the coding sequence ATGGAACTTCGGTTGGACGGCAAGGTGGCGCTCATTACCGGTGGCTCGCGCGGTATCGGCAAGGCGATTGCCAAGGCCTTTCACGATGCCGGCGCCAAGGTCGTGATTTCGGCACGTAAGGCAGACGAGCTCGTTCACGCGGCCCGCGACATTGGTGCCGGCGTGGCCTACTGTGCTGCCAATGCGGGCGATTTCGATCAGGCACGTGCGTGCGTGGAATTCACCATGGAGCGCTTCGGCGCACTCGACATCCTGGTGAACAATGCGGCGACCAACCCGTATGCCGGTGCGTTGATCGATGCAGACCTGCCTCGCTTCGACAAAACGGTGCAGGTGAACCTGCGCGGTCCGTTGATCTGGACGCAATTGGCGTGGCGGTCCTGGATGCAGGCGCACGGTGGCGTGGTCTTGAACATCTCGTCGGTCGGGGGCATCCAGACAAGCCCTTTGCTGGGCGTGTACAACGTGACCAAGGCGGCGTTGATTCACATGACACGCCAGCTTGCGGCGGAGCTCGGCCCGCGTGTTCGGGTGAATGCCATTGCACCGGGTCTCGTACAAACCGATTTTGCGCGCTTGCTGTGGGAGGAAGGCAGAGGAGAAATCGTTGCCGAGCGCTACCCACTGAAGCGACTGGGGCGGCCGGAGGATGTAGCGTATGCCGCGGTCTATTTGGCATCGGAGGCCGCCAGTTGGGTGACCGGCCACACGCTGGTTGTGGACGGTGGCGGGCTGGTGGCGTTACCGATTTGA
- a CDS encoding aminotransferase V, translating to MASGTKTPVSAKPFDRQELAEIRAEFPALQRYVYFASNGLGVMPRRAVAAATGVLRKLARDGIVFEIFQARHLVEQARSTVARFLGVGPEEIAFCRNTTEGLLWAAESLPWEPGDEVLIPWGSHPATVLPFLARQPTGLRVRWVRPRAEWVTLDDFQAAWSPRTRAVVLSWVEFHNGFRHDLAGVGCLAHRQNAWLVCDAVQGWGALPFDAGGLPVDVASAGAQKWLLGPPGVGVFYVARAARARMRILHIGAESLEVPDEPSGPIEGYTTAVSEHARCFEEGMRNLPGVAALAASVQWLGDLGTERIAAQIRALSDYLASSVEPYGWRVASPRGGERWSGIILLEPPAGQDAEAWMHRLHREHIAINHRQGCLHLGIHFYNSPDDVDALVRVLAR from the coding sequence TTGGCGAGCGGCACGAAAACCCCGGTGAGCGCCAAGCCGTTCGATCGCCAAGAACTCGCTGAAATTCGGGCAGAGTTTCCAGCGCTGCAACGCTACGTGTATTTCGCCTCCAACGGTCTCGGCGTGATGCCCCGCCGCGCCGTCGCCGCCGCGACCGGCGTGCTGCGAAAGCTCGCGCGCGACGGCATCGTGTTCGAGATTTTTCAGGCGCGGCACTTGGTGGAACAGGCTCGCTCGACCGTCGCACGGTTTCTCGGTGTGGGTCCCGAGGAAATTGCATTTTGTCGCAATACGACCGAGGGGCTGTTGTGGGCGGCGGAAAGCTTACCGTGGGAGCCCGGGGATGAGGTGCTCATACCTTGGGGCAGCCATCCTGCAACGGTGCTTCCTTTTTTGGCCCGGCAGCCGACTGGCCTGAGGGTGCGGTGGGTGCGTCCGCGCGCTGAGTGGGTGACGCTGGACGACTTCCAGGCCGCGTGGAGCCCGCGCACGCGCGCGGTCGTGCTGAGTTGGGTAGAGTTTCACAACGGCTTCCGCCATGACCTTGCCGGTGTAGGTTGCTTGGCGCATCGCCAAAATGCCTGGCTCGTTTGCGACGCAGTGCAAGGTTGGGGTGCATTGCCCTTCGACGCAGGCGGCTTGCCGGTGGACGTGGCCTCTGCAGGTGCGCAAAAGTGGCTTTTGGGCCCACCAGGGGTGGGTGTATTTTACGTGGCTCGGGCAGCGCGGGCGCGAATGAGGATTTTGCATATCGGCGCGGAGAGCCTCGAAGTTCCGGATGAACCCAGCGGCCCGATCGAGGGTTACACGACCGCTGTAAGCGAACATGCGCGTTGTTTCGAAGAAGGAATGCGCAACCTGCCGGGGGTGGCAGCCCTAGCCGCTTCGGTACAGTGGCTCGGCGATCTCGGTACCGAACGCATCGCCGCGCAGATCCGCGCACTATCCGATTACCTTGCTTCGAGCGTAGAGCCGTACGGTTGGAGAGTGGCAAGCCCTCGCGGGGGAGAACGGTGGTCGGGCATTATCTTACTCGAGCCGCCGGCAGGGCAGGACGCGGAGGCGTGGATGCACCGCCTCCATCGCGAACACATCGCAATCAACCATCGCCAGGGTTGCTTGCACCTGGGCATCCACTTTTACAACTCGCCGGATGACGTGGATGCACTCGTGAGAGTGCTCGCGCGGTAG
- the clpS gene encoding ATP-dependent Clp protease adapter protein ClpS, translating into MGERRPEWEDEVSTVPKTRTRRKLEQPKLYKVLLHNDDYTTMEFVVYVLMTIFHRSETEAVRIMLHVHHNGIGVAGVYPREVAETRVAQVEALARQHEYPLRCSIEEA; encoded by the coding sequence ATGGGTGAACGGCGACCTGAATGGGAAGACGAGGTCTCCACGGTCCCGAAGACAAGAACCCGGCGTAAGCTGGAGCAGCCCAAGCTCTACAAGGTTCTACTGCATAACGACGACTACACGACCATGGAGTTCGTCGTGTACGTGTTGATGACGATCTTTCACCGGTCGGAAACCGAAGCCGTGCGCATCATGCTCCACGTGCACCACAATGGCATCGGTGTAGCCGGAGTGTATCCGCGCGAGGTGGCGGAAACCCGGGTGGCGCAAGTGGAGGCACTGGCGCGCCAGCACGAGTACCCGCTACGTTGCAGCATCGAGGAGGCGTGA
- a CDS encoding ATP-dependent Clp protease ATP-binding subunit ClpA, translated as MRISRELEISLALAFNEARRRRHEFVCIEHLLYALLHDEDIIDIIRHCGGDVDALKRSLEAFFDRQLERVPDGLPVQPQQTTGFQRVLQRAAAHVQSAGKEEIQARNVLVAIFREPDSHAAYFMEQQGITRLDVLNYISHGVSKIGEDGYSRTQIGEEDEDDDEQGFDSAPRRGRDPLALFTTELVAKAAAGKIDPIIGRERELARTAHVLCRRRKNNPVFVGEPGVGKTALAEGLALMIHKGKVPRSLQNAKIYALDMGALLAGTRFRGDFEQRLKGVIAALRKQNNAILFIDEIHTVVGAGAASGGSLDASNILKPALQAGELRCIGATTYQDYKNYFERDRALARRFQKIEIGEPTVEETLEIVRGLKKYYERHHGVTYSRAALKAAVELAARYINDRHLPDKALDVIDEAGAKLQSESGPGQRRRVVRVRDVEQIVAQMAKIPPRSVSLSDRERLQTLERDLKLSVFGQDEAIHTLASAIKLSRAGLGQPEKPVGCFLFAGPTGVGKTEVAKQLASTLGIEFIRFDMSEYMEAHTVSRLIGAPPGYVGFDQGGLLTDAIRKSPHAVLLLDEIEKAHPNLFNILLQVMDHATLTDNNGRKADFRNVILIMTTNAGAQEMAAAPIGFGGRTNEHKSQEALERLFSPEFRNRLDAVIHFKPLTPEVIERVVDKFIAQLDAQLNERRVFLQITPAARKYLAEKGYDRTFGARPMARLIQAEIKRVLADEILFGRLQHGGRVEVDAQEGRLVFRYEPLAEGRPVGVADVE; from the coding sequence ATGCGCATCAGTCGAGAGTTGGAAATATCGTTAGCGTTGGCGTTCAATGAAGCGCGCCGGCGCCGGCACGAGTTTGTGTGCATCGAACACCTCCTGTATGCGCTGCTGCACGACGAAGACATCATTGACATCATTCGTCATTGTGGCGGCGACGTAGACGCGCTCAAGCGCTCGCTCGAGGCGTTTTTCGATCGCCAGTTGGAGCGAGTTCCGGATGGTTTACCCGTGCAGCCACAACAGACCACGGGCTTCCAGCGGGTCTTACAGCGGGCGGCTGCCCATGTTCAGTCCGCCGGCAAGGAAGAAATTCAGGCACGCAATGTGCTCGTGGCGATCTTCCGCGAGCCAGATTCCCACGCGGCCTATTTTATGGAGCAACAGGGAATTACCCGACTGGATGTGTTGAACTACATCTCTCACGGGGTCTCGAAGATCGGCGAGGACGGTTACTCGCGGACACAGATTGGGGAGGAGGACGAAGACGACGACGAGCAGGGGTTCGACAGCGCACCGCGGCGGGGGCGCGACCCGTTGGCCTTGTTCACTACGGAGCTTGTCGCGAAGGCGGCAGCGGGGAAAATCGATCCCATCATTGGCCGGGAACGCGAGTTGGCGCGCACCGCGCATGTGCTGTGCCGCCGGCGAAAAAACAACCCCGTGTTCGTCGGCGAACCCGGCGTGGGTAAAACCGCTTTGGCCGAGGGCTTGGCGCTGATGATCCACAAAGGCAAAGTGCCGCGCTCTCTGCAGAACGCCAAAATTTACGCCCTCGACATGGGGGCGTTGCTTGCGGGTACGCGTTTTCGGGGTGACTTCGAGCAACGGCTCAAAGGTGTGATCGCGGCTTTACGCAAGCAAAACAATGCCATTCTGTTCATCGATGAAATCCATACCGTGGTGGGCGCTGGAGCGGCGAGCGGGGGTTCGCTCGACGCATCGAACATCCTGAAGCCCGCTTTGCAGGCAGGCGAGCTGAGGTGCATTGGAGCCACCACGTACCAAGACTACAAGAACTACTTCGAACGGGACCGCGCCTTGGCCCGCCGCTTCCAGAAGATCGAAATCGGCGAGCCCACAGTAGAGGAAACGCTCGAAATCGTTCGCGGATTGAAAAAGTATTACGAGCGCCACCACGGGGTGACGTACTCGCGCGCTGCATTAAAGGCTGCGGTGGAGTTGGCGGCGCGTTACATCAACGACCGCCATTTGCCCGACAAGGCGTTGGACGTCATTGACGAAGCCGGGGCGAAATTGCAGTCCGAGAGTGGCCCAGGGCAGCGCAGGCGCGTCGTACGTGTAAGGGACGTAGAGCAAATCGTCGCGCAGATGGCAAAGATTCCGCCTCGTTCGGTGTCGTTGTCCGACCGTGAACGGCTGCAAACCCTGGAAAGGGATTTAAAGCTGTCTGTGTTTGGGCAAGACGAGGCGATTCATACACTGGCGTCGGCGATCAAGTTGTCTCGCGCAGGATTGGGGCAGCCCGAGAAGCCCGTAGGATGCTTTTTGTTTGCAGGTCCTACTGGTGTGGGAAAAACGGAAGTGGCCAAACAACTCGCCTCGACACTGGGAATCGAGTTCATTCGGTTCGACATGAGCGAGTACATGGAGGCCCACACGGTGTCGCGCTTGATTGGAGCGCCTCCGGGTTATGTGGGGTTCGATCAGGGTGGCTTGTTGACCGACGCCATCCGCAAATCGCCGCACGCGGTGCTGTTGTTGGATGAAATCGAGAAGGCTCACCCGAATTTGTTCAACATTCTGCTGCAGGTTATGGACCATGCCACTTTAACCGACAACAACGGCCGCAAGGCAGACTTTCGCAACGTGATCCTTATCATGACGACCAATGCGGGCGCGCAAGAAATGGCTGCTGCTCCGATTGGCTTCGGCGGTCGTACGAACGAGCACAAATCGCAGGAGGCTCTGGAACGACTATTTAGCCCAGAGTTCCGTAACCGGCTGGATGCTGTGATTCACTTCAAGCCCCTGACGCCGGAAGTGATCGAGCGCGTGGTGGACAAGTTCATTGCACAGCTCGATGCGCAATTGAACGAGCGGCGGGTTTTTCTGCAAATTACCCCGGCAGCGCGAAAGTATCTTGCCGAGAAGGGGTACGACCGCACCTTCGGAGCGCGCCCAATGGCTCGCTTGATCCAGGCGGAGATCAAGCGCGTGCTGGCCGACGAAATTCTTTTCGGCCGCCTGCAACATGGCGGGCGTGTGGAGGTCGACGCGCAAGAGGGTCGTCTAGTGTTCCGGTACGAGCCGCTGGCGGAAGGTCGGCCTGTGGGCGTGGCCGACGTGGAATGA
- the cstA gene encoding carbon starvation protein A translates to MRLVKAALWLAIALAGAYAVAVIAYLRGETVNAVWFVVAAGAVYAIAYRFYSAFLAARVFALDACRVTPAEAVNDGRDFVPTNRWVVFGHHFAAIAGPGPLIGPTLAAQFGYLPGTLWILAGVVLGGAVQDFCVLCGSLRRGGRSLGQMAKDEIGPIGGFAALVGVFSIMIILIAVLALVVVNALRHSPWGTFTVGATIPIAILMGAYMRWIRPHDVLGGTILGLVLLFVALIAGRWVDQHPVLGPLFTLTGPQLAWAIILYGFAASVVPVWLLLAPRDYLSTFVKLGTVFALALGILAMRPEIELPAVTRFVDGTGPIFAGKVFPFCFITIACGAISGFHSLISSGTTPKLLRKETDAPMIGYGCMLLESFVAIMAMIAAASLKPGVYFAINSPAGVVGADPAVATATISSWGFPVTVEEMEQLARDIGEHTVFARTGGAPSLAVGMAHIFANALNGTAIALWYHFAIMFEALFILTTLDAGTRVGRFMLQDLLGNIWPALGRTGWYPSILLTSVIVVAAWGYFLYQGVVDPLGGINILWPLFGIANQLLAAIALVVVTTLLVREGKVKYVWVTLIPLAWLLAVTFTAGYQKIFSADPTLGFLAQASHLESQIASGAVAAEKVRATKAQIFNLRLDAGVTALFLFLVILILFEAARAWLRALQAAERPVVEAAAPEV, encoded by the coding sequence ATGCGACTGGTCAAAGCTGCTCTTTGGTTGGCCATTGCCTTGGCCGGGGCCTACGCGGTGGCGGTGATTGCCTACTTGCGAGGGGAAACGGTCAACGCCGTCTGGTTCGTCGTTGCCGCGGGTGCAGTGTACGCCATCGCCTATCGCTTTTACAGCGCGTTTCTGGCGGCACGAGTTTTCGCTCTCGACGCTTGTCGCGTCACTCCCGCCGAAGCGGTCAATGACGGGCGGGATTTCGTACCCACAAACCGCTGGGTCGTGTTCGGCCATCATTTTGCAGCCATTGCCGGACCCGGACCGTTAATTGGCCCGACTCTAGCGGCACAGTTCGGATACTTGCCGGGAACCCTTTGGATTCTTGCTGGGGTTGTGCTCGGCGGTGCCGTCCAAGACTTTTGCGTCCTGTGCGGAAGCTTGCGGCGCGGTGGCCGTTCGTTGGGGCAGATGGCCAAAGATGAAATCGGACCCATCGGAGGTTTTGCCGCTCTCGTCGGCGTGTTTTCCATCATGATCATCTTGATTGCGGTGTTGGCTCTCGTCGTGGTCAACGCCTTGCGCCACAGCCCTTGGGGAACGTTTACCGTGGGAGCCACGATCCCCATCGCCATTCTGATGGGAGCCTACATGCGTTGGATTCGCCCCCACGATGTTCTGGGCGGGACCATTCTGGGTCTCGTTCTCTTGTTCGTTGCCCTTATCGCAGGGCGTTGGGTGGATCAGCATCCTGTTCTGGGGCCCCTGTTCACTCTCACCGGCCCCCAACTTGCCTGGGCGATCATCCTGTACGGATTCGCGGCTTCGGTCGTGCCTGTCTGGCTCCTGCTGGCCCCACGAGACTACCTGTCGACGTTTGTCAAACTAGGAACCGTATTCGCCTTGGCGCTCGGAATCCTGGCCATGCGGCCGGAGATCGAGTTGCCGGCGGTAACGCGCTTCGTCGACGGAACAGGGCCGATTTTTGCCGGTAAAGTCTTTCCGTTTTGCTTCATCACCATCGCCTGCGGAGCCATTTCAGGGTTTCACTCCCTGATTTCGTCTGGCACAACGCCGAAGCTCCTCCGCAAGGAGACCGACGCGCCCATGATCGGCTATGGCTGCATGCTCCTCGAATCGTTCGTCGCGATCATGGCAATGATCGCTGCTGCCTCGCTCAAGCCAGGCGTTTACTTTGCCATCAACAGTCCAGCGGGTGTCGTCGGTGCGGATCCGGCGGTTGCCACAGCCACGATTTCTTCGTGGGGGTTTCCAGTCACCGTTGAAGAAATGGAACAACTCGCGCGAGACATCGGCGAGCATACGGTGTTTGCCCGCACCGGCGGAGCCCCGAGCCTGGCCGTCGGCATGGCCCATATTTTTGCCAACGCGCTGAACGGCACGGCCATCGCGCTTTGGTATCACTTCGCAATTATGTTCGAGGCTTTGTTTATTCTCACCACTCTCGACGCGGGCACACGTGTCGGCCGTTTCATGTTGCAAGACTTGCTCGGCAACATTTGGCCGGCTCTGGGACGCACGGGCTGGTACCCGAGCATTTTGCTCACCAGCGTTATCGTGGTGGCTGCCTGGGGCTATTTCCTGTACCAAGGTGTGGTCGACCCGCTCGGCGGCATCAATATCCTTTGGCCACTGTTCGGTATCGCCAATCAGCTCCTCGCGGCGATCGCCTTGGTGGTGGTGACCACCCTTTTGGTGCGAGAAGGCAAAGTGAAGTACGTGTGGGTCACGTTGATCCCGCTCGCTTGGTTACTGGCGGTCACCTTTACCGCGGGATATCAGAAGATTTTTTCTGCGGATCCCACTCTCGGGTTTCTTGCGCAAGCCAGCCATCTCGAATCCCAAATTGCCTCTGGAGCTGTGGCAGCCGAGAAGGTCCGGGCCACCAAGGCTCAGATATTCAATCTCCGCCTCGATGCCGGTGTAACGGCATTGTTTTTGTTCCTCGTGATACTGATCCTTTTCGAGGCCGCCAGAGCTTGGCTGCGCGCTCTGCAAGCGGCCGAGCGCCCCGTCGTCGAGGCGGCCGCTCCAGAGGTGTGA
- a CDS encoding short-chain dehydrogenase — translation MDPVLASLFDLSGKVALVTGGSRGLGREMVLAFARAGADVVVASRKLDHCIRVAAEVQALGRRALAVSCHVGRWNEVDALIEKAYREFGRVDILVNNAGMSPLYPSLEEVSEELYDKVLAVNLKGPFRLATVIGARMARGAGGVIINVTSIAAERPTPMEAPYAAAKAGLNTLTVALARAFAPKVRVNAIEAGAFATDVSRHWDREAMGHFVKATVALQRIAEPREIVGTALYLASEASSYTNGAIIRVDGGVR, via the coding sequence ATGGATCCAGTATTGGCTTCCTTGTTCGACCTTAGCGGTAAGGTGGCCTTGGTGACGGGCGGTAGCCGAGGGCTGGGGCGGGAAATGGTGTTGGCATTTGCCCGTGCAGGGGCGGACGTGGTGGTGGCCAGCCGCAAGCTGGACCACTGCATCCGCGTAGCTGCCGAAGTGCAGGCCTTGGGCCGGCGTGCCTTGGCGGTAAGCTGTCACGTCGGGCGGTGGAACGAGGTCGATGCATTGATCGAAAAAGCGTACCGAGAATTTGGTCGTGTAGACATTCTCGTCAACAATGCCGGTATGTCGCCGCTTTATCCGTCGTTGGAGGAGGTCAGCGAGGAGCTGTACGACAAAGTATTGGCGGTGAATTTGAAAGGACCCTTTCGCCTGGCCACTGTCATCGGGGCGCGAATGGCCCGCGGTGCTGGTGGGGTGATCATCAACGTGACCAGCATTGCAGCCGAGCGCCCGACTCCGATGGAGGCCCCATATGCGGCCGCGAAGGCGGGATTGAACACGCTCACTGTTGCTCTAGCTCGGGCGTTTGCGCCCAAAGTACGGGTAAACGCGATCGAGGCTGGTGCGTTCGCAACGGATGTGAGCCGCCACTGGGATCGGGAAGCGATGGGACATTTCGTGAAAGCGACCGTTGCCTTGCAACGGATCGCGGAGCCCAGAGAAATCGTGGGCACAGCTTTATACCTTGCAAGCGAAGCCTCGAGCTATACGAATGGCGCGATTATCCGGGTGGACGGTGGTGTGCGCTGA
- a CDS encoding LLM class F420-dependent oxidoreductase yields MKELQLGLQLGYWGARPPERFLETAMEAERLGYSAVFTAEAWGSDAFTPLAWIGAHTTRIRLGTAIAQISARTPTATAMAALTLDHLSGGRMILGLGVSGPQVVEGWYGQPFGQPLARTREYISIIRQVLRRDHPVTSPGPHYPLPYTGPGAWGLGKPLKSITHPLRADLPIWLGAEGPKNVALAAEICDGWFPLYYSPYRPEVYRDSIAHAKPGFAIAPLVFVNVGNDVETALLPVKAMLGFYIGGMGAQKRNFHKELMARMGFEAEAEKIQRLFLDGRRDEAMAAVPDQFADEISLVGPKERIRERLCAWRESPVTMLLVMSHDLSLVRTIAELVLG; encoded by the coding sequence ATGAAAGAACTCCAACTCGGACTGCAGTTAGGATACTGGGGCGCGCGTCCCCCGGAGCGTTTTTTGGAGACGGCGATGGAGGCCGAGCGGCTTGGTTATTCCGCCGTGTTCACCGCGGAGGCCTGGGGTTCGGATGCTTTCACGCCGTTGGCTTGGATTGGCGCCCATACCACCCGCATTCGACTGGGCACCGCCATTGCCCAAATTTCCGCGCGAACTCCCACGGCGACCGCCATGGCCGCTTTGACGTTGGACCATCTTTCCGGTGGACGGATGATCTTGGGGTTGGGAGTTTCGGGCCCGCAGGTGGTGGAAGGTTGGTACGGTCAGCCCTTTGGCCAACCGTTAGCCCGTACCCGCGAGTACATTTCCATCATTCGGCAAGTTCTTCGCCGGGATCATCCGGTGACGAGCCCCGGGCCGCATTATCCATTGCCCTATACGGGTCCCGGGGCGTGGGGGCTCGGCAAACCCTTAAAGTCCATCACCCACCCGCTGAGGGCCGACCTGCCGATTTGGCTCGGTGCCGAGGGGCCGAAAAACGTCGCCCTGGCGGCCGAGATCTGCGATGGTTGGTTTCCTTTGTACTATTCGCCGTACCGTCCCGAAGTGTATCGGGACTCGATTGCTCATGCGAAGCCCGGGTTTGCCATTGCGCCGCTGGTGTTCGTGAACGTGGGCAACGATGTGGAAACCGCACTCCTGCCGGTCAAAGCGATGCTGGGCTTTTATATCGGAGGAATGGGCGCCCAAAAGCGGAACTTCCACAAAGAGCTCATGGCTCGGATGGGTTTTGAAGCAGAAGCGGAGAAGATCCAGCGGTTGTTTCTCGACGGGCGGCGAGACGAAGCCATGGCCGCAGTGCCCGATCAGTTTGCTGACGAGATTTCGCTTGTCGGGCCGAAAGAACGTATCCGGGAGCGTTTGTGTGCTTGGCGGGAAAGCCCGGTGACGATGCTGCTGGTAATGTCGCACGACTTGTCTTTGGTGCGCACGATTGCCGAGCTGGTGCTTGGCTGA
- a CDS encoding radical SAM protein: MLQRNRLVSGQATNSVFPEAIVRFVLDPPPEPAYLRLVRSGELASRVRRAREELSCCRVCPRECRVDRLHATPPPHGLADSEQRGAERAVPSYIPKGTACFTGRWARVASAFAHFGEEDCLRGWNGSGTVFFSFCNLRCVFCQNWDVSQVGEGRELRAEELAAVLLDLQHQGCHNINFVTPEHVVPQVLEAVLLAAEAGLCIPLVYNTSAYDSLTSLALLDGVIDIYMPDFKYASADLAKRYLKASDYPLVARRVIREMHRQVGPLCFDSRGLACRGLLVRHLVMPGAREDAVEVLRFLAEEVSRDTYVNLMDQYHPAGAVLSGQYPELATRPVPSERNELEAIGRSFGLWRFDRRWQTRRFP; encoded by the coding sequence ATGCTGCAGAGAAACAGGCTCGTGAGCGGCCAAGCAACGAACTCCGTCTTTCCCGAGGCAATCGTGCGGTTTGTTCTCGATCCGCCACCGGAGCCGGCTTATCTGCGCTTAGTCCGTTCCGGAGAACTGGCTTCTCGGGTGAGGCGTGCTCGGGAAGAGTTGAGCTGTTGCCGGGTGTGCCCTCGCGAGTGCCGGGTGGACCGTTTGCACGCCACACCACCCCCGCATGGGTTGGCGGACAGCGAACAGCGCGGTGCGGAGCGTGCCGTGCCGTCTTACATTCCCAAAGGTACAGCGTGCTTTACCGGGCGTTGGGCACGTGTGGCGTCTGCCTTTGCCCACTTTGGAGAAGAAGACTGCCTGCGCGGGTGGAATGGGTCGGGCACAGTGTTCTTTTCGTTTTGCAACCTGCGCTGCGTTTTCTGCCAAAACTGGGATGTCAGCCAAGTGGGCGAGGGGCGGGAACTGCGCGCCGAGGAGCTCGCCGCCGTGCTGCTCGATCTCCAGCATCAGGGATGCCACAACATCAACTTTGTTACACCGGAACATGTGGTTCCTCAGGTGCTGGAGGCCGTGCTGTTGGCCGCTGAAGCCGGCTTGTGCATCCCTCTCGTGTACAACACCAGCGCATACGACTCTTTAACGAGCCTGGCCCTTCTCGACGGGGTCATCGACATTTACATGCCTGACTTCAAATACGCTTCGGCAGACCTGGCCAAGCGATACCTCAAGGCATCGGACTACCCTCTGGTTGCCCGACGGGTCATTCGAGAGATGCATCGCCAAGTCGGGCCGCTGTGCTTCGATTCCCGCGGGTTGGCCTGCCGGGGTCTACTCGTACGGCACCTCGTTATGCCTGGGGCTCGGGAGGACGCTGTGGAGGTCTTGCGCTTCCTCGCCGAGGAAGTGTCCCGCGATACCTACGTCAATTTGATGGACCAGTATCACCCCGCTGGAGCGGTGCTCTCCGGACAATATCCCGAGCTCGCAACCCGGCCCGTACCTTCGGAGCGAAACGAGCTGGAAGCCATTGGCCGCTCATTCGGACTGTGGCGGTTCGATCGGCGCTGGCAGACAAGAAGGTTCCCGTAG